A region of Subdoligranulum variabile DNA encodes the following proteins:
- a CDS encoding segregation and condensation protein A, which yields MQETLTFKLEDFEGPLDLLLYLVGKNKMNLYDVNIMELIDQYTTAIRTLQQNRMDVSSEFIDMAAHLVQMKSALLLPRSPEAERMKAELTGRLIEYSACKEVAAQLGSRARDLYTAVREPMPLVGAAEYTRRHDPNLLVQAWFNLMGRSLRKRKPTQERFEPLVTAPFVSVASRVSHMLRGLLRGSLRKMNQLFSREESRSTNVATFLALLELIRAGRIRVEDNGTLDLDRSHHRRKEGTAHE from the coding sequence TTGCAGGAAACACTGACATTCAAACTGGAAGATTTTGAAGGACCGCTGGATCTTCTGCTGTATCTGGTGGGGAAGAACAAGATGAATCTCTATGATGTGAACATCATGGAGTTGATCGACCAATATACAACGGCCATCCGTACGCTGCAACAGAACCGCATGGATGTATCCAGCGAGTTCATTGATATGGCAGCTCATCTGGTGCAGATGAAGAGCGCCTTGCTGTTGCCGCGCAGTCCGGAAGCGGAGCGCATGAAAGCGGAATTGACCGGAAGGCTGATCGAATACAGCGCCTGCAAGGAGGTGGCTGCCCAGCTCGGCAGCCGCGCCAGGGACCTGTATACAGCGGTACGGGAACCGATGCCGCTGGTGGGGGCGGCTGAATATACACGCCGTCATGATCCCAACCTTTTGGTGCAGGCGTGGTTTAATTTGATGGGCCGCAGCCTTCGAAAACGCAAGCCCACGCAGGAACGCTTTGAGCCGTTGGTGACGGCACCGTTTGTTTCGGTGGCCAGCCGAGTATCTCATATGCTGCGCGGCTTGCTGCGCGGGAGTCTGCGCAAGATGAATCAGCTGTTCAGCCGGGAGGAAAGCCGCAGTACCAATGTGGCCACTTTTCTGGCGCTGCTGGAATTGATTCGTGCAGGGCGTATCCGCGTAGAGGATAACGGAACATTGGATCTGGACCGTAGCCATCACAGACGAAAGGAGGGCACAGCCCATGAATGA
- a CDS encoding DUF4250 domain-containing protein — translation MPPRDPIILLSYVNTKLRDRDASLAIFCEEEEADEASLRAALAEVGYEYDPARNQFV, via the coding sequence ATGCCGCCCCGTGACCCTATCATTTTACTAAGCTACGTCAACACCAAACTGCGTGACCGTGATGCCAGTCTGGCAATTTTCTGCGAGGAAGAGGAAGCCGATGAAGCTTCTTTGCGTGCGGCCCTTGCAGAAGTGGGATACGAATACGATCCCGCGCGTAATCAGTTTGTTTGA
- a CDS encoding DUF6056 family protein, with the protein MDFWHDAVAQKRWLRRFVLLVVILLLPAAVLAFYARPSADDYVYAARTHAVVQQYGASWPRLLAAAWETTVYFFQNWQGLYVSGFVLALQPAIFGNRWYGLTFLCVLVPLFLCLYGCAKLIVHRLEPAQKRLPLALAVLLLFAFVEGMPSPVEGLYWFNGAMNYLPYFSVAVLNTGLAITLLEPERLSFDRRVLFAAAGVVIGLVIGGGHQVVGELNLLVLLFLTALCLRCRNLWLCPALAASVAGLVFNVTAPGTRVRTEGFAQAGLLEAFVKSFVLAAMEWIRWLDVPLLCLLVLLALPMHRLAKSTCVPDRLFRHPWAGPAGAFVLMWAMIFLPSYTMGGIGAGRLLNVVWMTFILGLAVSEFLLFGWIERVRMISLAPAEYFLQKYHHVLPRVSVVLLACMACIGSHTVKEGQDNHFATSLEAAYELASGEAAAFADALDEREAILKDPSLKNAEITPLGEGECPWLLYYTDVSVGPDLWGLTPYYDKESVVIVPEKE; encoded by the coding sequence ATGGATTTTTGGCATGATGCAGTGGCTCAGAAACGCTGGCTCCGTCGGTTCGTCCTGCTGGTCGTGATTCTGTTGCTGCCTGCGGCGGTTCTGGCATTTTATGCCCGTCCCTCTGCGGATGATTACGTCTATGCGGCACGGACGCATGCTGTGGTACAGCAGTATGGTGCCAGCTGGCCGCGTTTGCTGGCGGCTGCGTGGGAGACAACGGTCTACTTCTTTCAGAACTGGCAGGGCCTGTATGTCTCCGGTTTTGTATTGGCACTGCAGCCCGCTATTTTTGGAAATCGGTGGTATGGACTGACTTTTCTATGCGTTCTTGTACCATTGTTTCTGTGTTTATATGGCTGCGCCAAACTCATTGTCCATCGTCTGGAACCGGCACAGAAACGCCTTCCGCTGGCGTTGGCGGTTTTACTTCTGTTTGCGTTTGTAGAAGGAATGCCGTCGCCGGTAGAAGGTCTTTACTGGTTTAACGGCGCCATGAATTATCTGCCGTATTTTTCGGTTGCAGTTCTCAATACGGGGCTTGCAATCACGCTTTTGGAGCCGGAGCGACTTTCTTTCGATCGTCGTGTCCTGTTTGCGGCTGCGGGAGTTGTTATCGGCTTGGTGATTGGCGGAGGCCATCAGGTTGTCGGGGAACTGAATCTTCTGGTGCTGCTTTTCCTGACAGCGTTGTGCCTGCGCTGCCGGAATCTCTGGCTTTGTCCGGCGTTGGCAGCATCCGTTGCCGGACTGGTTTTCAATGTGACTGCCCCCGGGACGAGGGTCCGCACCGAGGGGTTTGCCCAGGCAGGCTTGCTGGAGGCATTTGTAAAAAGCTTCGTTTTAGCCGCTATGGAGTGGATCCGGTGGCTGGACGTGCCGCTTTTGTGTTTGCTGGTCCTGCTGGCGCTTCCCATGCATCGCCTGGCGAAAAGCACCTGTGTGCCGGACCGGTTGTTCCGACATCCCTGGGCAGGTCCGGCGGGGGCGTTTGTGCTGATGTGGGCTATGATTTTTCTGCCGTCCTATACCATGGGGGGGATCGGTGCCGGACGGTTGCTGAACGTCGTATGGATGACTTTTATACTGGGACTTGCGGTTTCCGAGTTTTTGCTGTTCGGCTGGATCGAACGTGTGCGGATGATTTCCCTGGCGCCGGCAGAGTATTTTCTGCAAAAGTACCACCATGTACTCCCGCGGGTTTCGGTTGTTTTGTTGGCCTGTATGGCCTGCATTGGCAGCCATACCGTCAAGGAGGGACAGGACAATCATTTCGCTACCAGTCTGGAGGCTGCTTATGAATTGGCCAGCGGGGAGGCTGCCGCTTTTGCAGACGCGCTGGATGAGCGAGAGGCTATTTTGAAGGATCCCTCCCTGAAAAATGCTGAAATCACGCCTCTTGGAGAAGGGGAGTGCCCGTGGCTTTTGTATTATACAGATGTCTCGGTGGGGCCTGATCTGTGGGGCCTGACTCCTTACTATGACAAGGAATCCGTTGTGATTGTGCCGGAAAAAGAATAA
- a CDS encoding carboxyl transferase domain-containing protein, which translates to MAANKPGKAEILAAFFDDGTYSPLYTEGAVSAAYGCANGQSVYVVYENGEAVGVQDIKNNIRVLEMAAETGAPVVTFYNSTGAKLDGGLELLNATAALTAEIARVSGVVPQIAVITGTCAGTNAINAAAADVCIMAEDAELFLNAPFTAEDNVGGAGSAAFAAKAGVAAVTAADAVAAAKQAASIVALLPANNLAGPALFDFAAPSKNLNAAQYSAANAVAALADADSAVELYSGYGKNIVTALATINGSAVGIVATEKDAICHKCTAKAARFVRLCDAYSIPVVTVVNTNGFVKSEGDDQAGGIRQAARMAGVYAEATTAKVAVLVGDAIGPVYTVFAACADWRVAVQGCTVAPLAPETAVSVMYKDEIYASDNIANATKAKAAAYAKEVCGAQAAVQNGAADTVCEAAGARGAVAQALDMLASKRAVRLAKKHGNITL; encoded by the coding sequence ATGGCAGCAAACAAACCCGGCAAGGCAGAAATCCTTGCAGCATTTTTTGACGACGGTACATATTCGCCGCTGTATACTGAGGGCGCCGTCAGTGCGGCGTATGGCTGTGCCAATGGGCAGAGCGTGTACGTTGTGTACGAGAACGGTGAGGCCGTTGGCGTGCAGGATATCAAAAACAATATCCGCGTGCTCGAAATGGCTGCTGAGACCGGCGCACCCGTTGTTACATTCTACAATTCCACCGGTGCCAAGTTGGATGGTGGTCTGGAACTGCTCAATGCTACCGCTGCTTTGACAGCGGAGATTGCTCGCGTTTCCGGCGTTGTGCCGCAGATTGCGGTGATTACCGGTACTTGTGCCGGAACCAACGCCATCAATGCGGCAGCAGCCGATGTCTGCATTATGGCAGAGGATGCCGAGCTGTTCCTGAATGCTCCTTTTACGGCTGAGGATAATGTCGGCGGAGCGGGTTCTGCTGCGTTTGCTGCCAAGGCTGGTGTTGCAGCTGTGACGGCCGCGGATGCAGTGGCGGCGGCCAAGCAGGCGGCCAGCATTGTGGCCCTGCTGCCGGCAAACAACCTGGCTGGGCCTGCACTTTTTGACTTTGCTGCGCCCAGCAAGAACCTCAACGCGGCCCAGTATTCCGCTGCCAATGCGGTGGCTGCTTTGGCAGACGCTGACAGTGCGGTGGAGCTTTACAGCGGCTATGGCAAAAACATTGTCACCGCCCTGGCTACCATCAACGGCAGCGCGGTGGGCATTGTGGCAACGGAGAAGGATGCCATCTGCCATAAGTGTACAGCGAAGGCTGCCCGTTTTGTCCGCCTGTGTGATGCCTACAGCATTCCCGTAGTGACGGTCGTCAACACCAATGGCTTTGTCAAGAGCGAAGGGGATGACCAGGCCGGCGGCATTCGTCAGGCTGCCCGTATGGCCGGTGTGTATGCAGAAGCCACCACGGCGAAGGTTGCCGTACTCGTTGGAGATGCCATCGGGCCCGTTTACACTGTCTTTGCGGCCTGTGCCGACTGGCGTGTGGCGGTTCAGGGATGCACCGTTGCTCCGCTGGCTCCTGAGACGGCCGTCAGCGTCATGTACAAGGATGAAATTTACGCTTCCGACAATATTGCCAACGCTACCAAGGCCAAGGCTGCTGCCTATGCCAAGGAGGTCTGCGGTGCCCAGGCTGCCGTACAGAACGGTGCTGCGGATACGGTTTGCGAAGCAGCCGGCGCCCGCGGAGCTGTCGCTCAGGCGCTGGATATGCTGGCCAGCAAGCGTGCGGTTCGTCTGGCCAAGAAGCATGGCAACATTACACTGTAA
- a CDS encoding site-2 protease family protein: MFPLNGLLSPYEIALYLLRALVVLIAIPFHEAAHALVSHWLGDDTAVRAGRLSLNPMRHFDPLGALCMLIGGVGWAKPVGIDVRNYKNPKVGMAVSAAAGPVSNFLLAWFSMILYKCVVYSGLGGKVPAVSIFFYYMVAMNLSLAVFNLIPIPPFDGSRIALLFLPQRLYFKAMRYERQIMLVVLLLVFLGILNLPLSVTVDFLWDRMVDATGFVDMLWG; encoded by the coding sequence GTGTTTCCTTTGAACGGCTTGCTTTCGCCGTATGAGATTGCACTCTATCTGCTGCGGGCTCTTGTTGTGCTGATCGCCATCCCGTTTCATGAGGCTGCCCATGCGCTTGTCAGTCACTGGCTGGGAGACGATACAGCCGTTCGCGCAGGGCGGCTGTCGCTCAATCCTATGCGCCATTTTGATCCGCTGGGAGCGCTTTGCATGCTCATTGGCGGTGTGGGGTGGGCAAAACCGGTTGGCATCGATGTGCGAAACTATAAAAATCCGAAAGTCGGAATGGCTGTATCGGCGGCAGCCGGCCCTGTCAGCAATTTTTTGCTGGCCTGGTTTTCCATGATTCTATATAAATGCGTTGTTTACAGCGGCCTGGGAGGAAAAGTGCCTGCTGTGAGCATTTTCTTTTATTATATGGTGGCCATGAATCTGAGTCTGGCGGTGTTCAACCTGATTCCGATCCCGCCGTTCGACGGAAGCCGTATCGCCTTACTGTTTTTGCCGCAGCGTCTGTATTTCAAGGCCATGCGGTATGAACGTCAGATTATGCTTGTGGTTCTGCTGCTTGTGTTTTTAGGCATTCTCAATCTGCCGCTTTCCGTTACGGTGGATTTTCTTTGGGATCGCATGGTGGACGCAACGGGCTTTGTAGATATGCTCTGGGGGTAA
- a CDS encoding pseudouridine synthase, whose product MAEQRIQKVLADQGICSRREAERLIAAGKVKVNGRPVGLGDKMDPDYDKVSIDGKNVRIVRKRQYTYIMLHKPRGYLTTRSDDRGRKTVMDLVADVPAMLRPVGRLDKDSEGLLLMTDDGAFINLLTHPSGGVGKLYRVTVNPRATEEQVVQMASGVVLDDGVRTQPCVIHVVTDEPGRTVLEITLHEGRNRQIRRMCSAVGLQVVRLKRSAEGPVKLGMLQPGEYRELKKSEVSALRNAAQKNTRSAPVREENAPRRPGPLPRKKD is encoded by the coding sequence ATGGCAGAACAACGAATTCAAAAGGTGCTGGCAGATCAGGGAATCTGCTCCCGCCGCGAAGCGGAACGGCTGATTGCGGCGGGCAAAGTCAAGGTCAACGGACGTCCGGTCGGCCTGGGGGATAAAATGGACCCGGATTATGATAAGGTCTCGATTGACGGCAAGAATGTGCGCATTGTGCGCAAACGCCAGTATACCTATATCATGCTGCACAAGCCGCGCGGTTACCTGACGACTCGTTCCGATGACCGGGGACGGAAAACGGTGATGGATCTTGTGGCAGATGTGCCGGCCATGCTGCGTCCGGTGGGACGTCTTGACAAGGACAGCGAAGGCCTTCTGCTGATGACCGATGATGGCGCCTTCATCAACCTGCTGACGCATCCTTCGGGTGGCGTCGGTAAGCTGTACCGTGTGACGGTCAATCCGCGGGCCACCGAGGAGCAGGTTGTGCAGATGGCATCCGGCGTGGTACTTGACGACGGCGTACGGACTCAGCCCTGTGTCATTCATGTGGTAACAGACGAACCGGGACGCACGGTTCTGGAAATCACGCTTCATGAAGGGCGCAATCGCCAGATTCGCCGGATGTGTTCGGCGGTGGGACTTCAGGTGGTACGTCTCAAACGCAGTGCGGAGGGCCCCGTCAAATTGGGAATGCTGCAGCCCGGCGAGTACCGCGAACTGAAAAAGTCGGAGGTCAGTGCTTTGCGCAATGCGGCACAGAAAAACACTCGTTCTGCGCCGGTTCGGGAAGAAAATGCGCCGCGTAGACCCGGCCCGTTGCCTCGCAAAAAGGATTGA
- the rpmB gene encoding 50S ribosomal protein L28, protein MAKCSCCGKGVTFGIKVSHSHRRSNRTWNPNVKRVKAIVDGSPKYIYACTRCLRSGKVTRAV, encoded by the coding sequence ATGGCCAAATGTTCTTGCTGTGGCAAGGGTGTCACGTTCGGTATCAAGGTTTCCCATTCTCATCGTCGGAGCAACCGTACCTGGAATCCCAATGTCAAGCGCGTGAAGGCGATCGTGGACGGTTCCCCGAAGTATATCTACGCCTGCACCCGCTGCCTGCGCTCTGGTAAAGTTACCCGCGCGGTCTGA
- the ytfJ gene encoding GerW family sporulation protein — protein MAEHPIQGLMGVTIDKIREMVDTSTIIGDPIRVDGATTIIPVSRVTFGFASGGSDVAPKSDKQMFGGGTGAGVSVTPVAFLVISGGNVRTVQLIEKVTAVDNAIAALPDLVEKITAMIKKDKDEASSSEA, from the coding sequence ATGGCAGAACATCCGATTCAAGGTCTTATGGGCGTTACCATCGACAAGATTCGCGAAATGGTGGACACCAGCACAATTATCGGAGATCCCATCCGTGTGGATGGCGCTACAACCATTATTCCGGTGTCTCGTGTCACCTTTGGGTTTGCGTCAGGCGGCTCTGATGTGGCGCCCAAATCCGACAAGCAGATGTTTGGCGGCGGGACCGGTGCCGGGGTTTCGGTAACACCTGTGGCATTTCTGGTTATTTCGGGCGGGAATGTGCGCACGGTACAGCTGATTGAAAAAGTGACGGCAGTGGATAACGCCATTGCCGCGTTGCCGGATCTTGTGGAGAAGATTACGGCCATGATCAAAAAGGACAAGGACGAAGCGTCTTCGTCCGAAGCATAA
- a CDS encoding esterase family protein, with amino-acid sequence MQIRYYKEYSRYLDRFMEFKAYGHAGRPIIIFPCQSGRFYDWEDRHMCDLAAPWIDSGKLQIFTADSIDPESWDNHGPERPRIEMQERWYNYVCEELTPRILQINREQGEDHTGRVLVGGASMGAGHAVNFYLRRPDLYNGTIALSGLYSSRMFFGDYMDDLVYRNSPCDYMRNFPDDHPYKKLYAQADKFIMCCGQGAWEGDLLASTKELQSILESKDIHPIVDIWGTDVSHDWPWWEKQWTYFLQMTLGNP; translated from the coding sequence ATGCAGATCCGCTATTATAAGGAGTATAGTCGTTATCTGGACCGTTTTATGGAATTCAAGGCCTACGGTCATGCCGGCCGGCCGATCATCATTTTCCCGTGCCAAAGCGGTCGCTTTTATGATTGGGAAGACCGCCATATGTGCGATTTGGCCGCGCCGTGGATCGACAGCGGGAAGCTGCAGATCTTTACCGCAGACAGTATTGACCCGGAAAGCTGGGACAACCATGGTCCGGAGCGCCCGCGCATCGAGATGCAGGAACGCTGGTATAACTATGTGTGCGAGGAACTGACACCGCGAATTCTGCAAATCAATCGGGAACAGGGAGAAGACCACACCGGTCGTGTGCTGGTCGGTGGTGCCAGTATGGGCGCCGGTCATGCGGTAAACTTCTATCTGCGCCGTCCGGATCTGTATAATGGCACGATCGCGCTCAGTGGCCTGTATTCTTCCCGGATGTTCTTCGGTGATTATATGGATGACCTGGTATATCGCAATTCTCCCTGCGACTACATGCGCAATTTCCCTGACGATCATCCTTATAAAAAGCTCTATGCCCAGGCGGATAAGTTCATCATGTGTTGTGGACAGGGCGCCTGGGAAGGGGATCTGCTGGCCTCCACGAAGGAATTGCAGTCCATTCTGGAAAGCAAGGATATTCATCCCATTGTGGATATCTGGGGAACCGATGTGTCCCATGACTGGCCCTGGTGGGAAAAGCAGTGGACCTATTTCCTCCAGATGACACTGGGCAACCCGTGA
- a CDS encoding biotin/lipoyl-containing protein, whose amino-acid sequence MKNLIVTVNGVAYNVTVEEGTGAPVAAAAPAAAPAPAAAPAAPAAPAAPAGAAGSVVVNAPMPGNILDVKVKPGDSVKAGDTLLILEAMKMENEISAPQDGTIASIDVRKGDVVDSGALLCTMN is encoded by the coding sequence ATGAAAAACCTGATCGTTACCGTCAACGGTGTTGCTTACAATGTCACGGTTGAGGAAGGCACCGGCGCGCCCGTGGCTGCCGCTGCTCCCGCCGCTGCGCCGGCACCGGCTGCCGCTCCTGCTGCGCCGGCTGCTCCCGCTGCACCTGCCGGTGCCGCCGGTTCTGTGGTGGTCAATGCCCCCATGCCCGGTAATATCCTGGATGTGAAAGTCAAGCCCGGTGATTCCGTCAAGGCCGGTGACACGCTGCTCATTCTGGAAGCCATGAAGATGGAAAATGAGATCAGTGCTCCGCAGGATGGCACCATCGCCAGCATCGATGTGCGCAAGGGCGACGTCGTGGATTCCGGCGCGCTGCTGTGCACCATGAACTGA
- a CDS encoding ATP-grasp domain-containing protein, with the protein MNFVFVSPHFPKTYWNFCERLRRNGVNVLGIGDAPFDEIPHELKDCLTEYYRVNNLGNYDEMVRAVGYFTFHYGKIDWLESNNEYWLEMDAQLRTDFNITTGAQNDFIERIKFKSKMKDSYRAAGVPVARYHMVHTIEAAREFIRTVGYPVIVKPDNGCGAEATYKLKNDEDLQAFFSKLPTIPYIMEEYIDGTIVSFDGVADSHCVPLFYTSNVFPTPLLDIVSQKGDLAYWTQKSVPAALKDVGFRTIKAFGAKSRFFHCEFFQLKNDKPGLGRKGDYVALEVNMRPAGGYTPDMINYANSVDCYQIWADMVCYDEVRNLDLNGPKFYCVYASRRDCHTYKHSHEQIMARYGGRMKMCDELPPALRLDMGDRMYTVNLRTSSERDAFIRYVQERT; encoded by the coding sequence ATGAATTTTGTTTTCGTCAGCCCGCATTTTCCCAAAACCTACTGGAATTTTTGCGAGCGCTTGCGCCGCAACGGTGTCAATGTACTGGGCATCGGCGACGCCCCCTTCGACGAGATCCCCCACGAATTGAAAGATTGCCTGACCGAATACTATCGTGTGAACAATCTGGGCAACTACGACGAAATGGTACGTGCTGTCGGTTACTTTACATTCCATTACGGAAAGATCGACTGGCTGGAATCCAACAACGAGTACTGGCTGGAAATGGATGCCCAGCTGCGCACCGATTTCAACATCACCACCGGTGCGCAAAACGATTTTATCGAACGCATCAAGTTCAAAAGCAAAATGAAAGACAGCTATCGCGCAGCAGGGGTACCTGTTGCGCGTTATCACATGGTGCATACCATCGAAGCCGCTCGTGAATTCATCCGCACAGTCGGGTATCCCGTTATTGTGAAACCGGACAACGGCTGTGGCGCAGAAGCCACCTACAAACTGAAAAACGACGAGGACCTGCAGGCGTTCTTTTCCAAACTGCCCACCATCCCTTATATTATGGAAGAGTACATCGACGGCACCATCGTAAGTTTTGACGGTGTGGCAGATTCCCATTGTGTACCGCTGTTTTATACTTCCAATGTGTTCCCCACGCCTTTGCTGGACATCGTCAGCCAGAAAGGCGATCTTGCCTACTGGACACAGAAGTCGGTACCTGCTGCACTGAAGGACGTAGGCTTTCGTACCATCAAAGCCTTTGGAGCCAAAAGCCGTTTTTTCCACTGTGAATTTTTCCAGCTGAAAAACGACAAACCAGGGCTGGGCCGCAAAGGGGATTATGTGGCGCTGGAGGTCAACATGCGCCCCGCCGGCGGTTACACCCCGGATATGATCAATTACGCAAACTCAGTAGACTGCTATCAGATTTGGGCAGATATGGTCTGCTACGACGAAGTACGGAATCTGGATCTGAATGGCCCCAAATTCTATTGCGTATATGCCTCCCGCCGAGACTGCCACACTTACAAACATTCTCATGAACAGATCATGGCTCGCTATGGCGGCCGCATGAAAATGTGCGACGAACTGCCCCCCGCTCTTCGCCTGGATATGGGCGATCGGATGTATACCGTCAATCTGCGCACAAGCAGCGAACGGGACGCCTTCATCCGTTATGTACAGGAACGAACCTGA
- a CDS encoding oxaloacetate decarboxylase subunit alpha yields the protein MAKKPIKITEVVLRDAHQSLLATRMTMDEMRPILPEMDKIPYFSVECWGGATFDSCIRFLDEDPWERLRILRKELPHQKLQMLFRGQNMLGYRPYADDAVEYFVQKSVANGIDVIRIFDALNDPRNLQTAIEAANKEGAHVQACISYTLSPVHNNEYFAKYAKTLEEMGANSICIKDMAGLLKPYTCYDLVKELKSTVSIPVDIHSHYTAGLASMSILKGIEAGADIVDTAMSPLALGTSHMPTESLVAALQGTDYDTGLDLNQLNVVRAYFAKLREKYIANGQISPKSLGVDANTLLYQVPGGMFSNMLKQLKDAGKEDKLDEVLAEIPRVREDAGYPPLVTPTSQIVGTQAVFNVILGERYKMVTKEFKGLVHGDYGKTPAPIKKEFSDFILKGEKPITCRFADTLEPEMDKLKAEAAKYAIQEEDVLTYAMFPQVAPKFFEKRNARLQGVDALHADYENKSHPV from the coding sequence TTGGCTAAGAAACCGATTAAGATTACCGAGGTCGTTCTGCGCGATGCGCATCAGTCTTTGCTCGCCACCCGTATGACGATGGACGAAATGCGCCCGATTCTGCCCGAAATGGACAAAATTCCGTACTTCTCCGTGGAATGCTGGGGCGGCGCCACCTTCGACTCCTGCATCCGTTTCCTGGATGAAGACCCGTGGGAGCGTCTGCGTATCCTGCGCAAGGAGTTGCCCCATCAGAAGCTGCAGATGCTTTTCCGTGGCCAGAACATGCTGGGTTACCGTCCGTACGCCGATGACGCTGTTGAGTACTTTGTCCAGAAGTCTGTTGCCAACGGCATCGATGTGATTCGTATTTTTGACGCACTGAATGACCCTCGCAACCTGCAGACTGCCATCGAGGCGGCCAACAAGGAAGGTGCTCATGTACAGGCATGTATCAGCTACACTCTGAGCCCTGTACATAACAATGAGTATTTTGCCAAGTATGCCAAGACTCTTGAGGAGATGGGCGCCAACTCCATCTGCATCAAAGATATGGCTGGCCTTCTGAAGCCGTATACCTGCTACGATCTGGTGAAAGAACTCAAGTCCACCGTCAGCATTCCGGTAGATATCCACAGCCACTATACGGCAGGTCTGGCCTCCATGTCCATCCTCAAGGGCATCGAAGCTGGTGCTGACATCGTTGATACCGCCATGAGCCCGCTGGCACTGGGCACTTCCCATATGCCCACCGAGAGCCTTGTTGCTGCGCTGCAGGGGACTGATTACGACACCGGTCTTGACCTCAACCAGCTCAATGTGGTGCGTGCCTACTTCGCCAAGCTGCGCGAAAAGTACATCGCCAACGGTCAGATCAGCCCGAAGTCTCTGGGCGTCGATGCCAACACGCTGCTGTATCAGGTGCCGGGCGGTATGTTCTCCAACATGCTCAAACAGCTCAAGGACGCTGGCAAGGAAGACAAGCTGGATGAAGTTCTGGCAGAGATTCCTCGCGTGCGTGAGGATGCCGGCTACCCGCCGCTGGTTACGCCCACCAGTCAGATCGTTGGTACTCAGGCTGTCTTCAATGTTATTCTGGGTGAGCGCTACAAGATGGTCACCAAGGAGTTCAAGGGCCTGGTCCATGGCGATTACGGCAAGACGCCCGCTCCCATTAAGAAGGAATTCAGCGATTTTATCCTGAAGGGAGAAAAGCCCATTACCTGCCGCTTTGCAGATACGCTGGAGCCTGAGATGGATAAGCTGAAGGCAGAAGCAGCCAAGTACGCTATTCAGGAGGAGGATGTGCTGACCTACGCCATGTTCCCGCAGGTCGCGCCCAAGTTCTTTGAGAAGCGCAATGCCCGTCTGCAGGGTGTGGATGCCCTGCATGCCGACTATGAGAACAAGTCTCATCCGGTCTAA
- the scpB gene encoding SMC-Scp complex subunit ScpB — protein MNEAQHIGALEAMLFAHAEPVETERLADALRLSVGEAQELLERLQKRYDEQESGLALLRFEPDRWQMTTRPYYGEMVKRILDTRRNAPLSPAALEVLSVIAYNQPVSRSFIEQVRGVDSSSTVTKLLEKGLIEEAGRLDLPGKPVAFQVTDTFLRVFGLGSLNDLPPLHDEAGGTVQEENRDDEAEQLEWK, from the coding sequence ATGAATGAAGCACAGCATATCGGTGCATTGGAGGCGATGCTGTTCGCTCATGCGGAACCGGTGGAAACAGAGCGACTGGCGGATGCGCTGCGCCTGTCTGTCGGGGAAGCGCAGGAACTGTTGGAACGGCTTCAAAAGCGTTACGATGAGCAGGAAAGCGGACTGGCTTTGCTGCGGTTCGAACCGGACCGCTGGCAGATGACAACCCGCCCTTATTACGGGGAAATGGTCAAACGAATACTGGATACCCGGCGTAATGCGCCGCTTTCGCCGGCTGCGCTGGAAGTGTTGTCGGTCATTGCCTACAATCAGCCGGTGTCTCGCAGTTTCATCGAGCAGGTGCGCGGAGTGGATTCCTCCTCCACTGTGACGAAACTGCTGGAAAAAGGTTTGATCGAGGAAGCGGGACGATTGGATTTGCCCGGAAAGCCGGTGGCGTTTCAGGTGACGGATACGTTCTTGCGCGTGTTTGGATTGGGAAGTCTCAACGATCTGCCGCCGCTGCATGATGAGGCCGGAGGAACCGTGCAGGAAGAAAATCGTGACGACGAAGCTGAACAGCTGGAATGGAAGTGA